A window of Scomber scombrus chromosome 23, fScoSco1.1, whole genome shotgun sequence contains these coding sequences:
- the rbpjb gene encoding recombination signal binding protein for immunoglobulin kappa J region b isoform X1: MAPVVTGKFRERPQPQRLTREAMRNYLKERGDQTVMILHAKVAQKSYGNEKRFFCPPPCVYLMGSGWKKKKEQMERDGCSEQESQPCAFIGIGNSDQEMQQLNLEGKNYCTAKTLYISDSDKRKHFMLSVKMFYGNSADIGVFLSKRIKVISKPSKKKQSLKNADLCIASGTKVALFNRLRSQTVSTRYLHVEGGNFHASSQQWGAFYIHLLDDEESEGEEFTVRDGYIHYGQTVKLVCSVTGMALPRLIIRKVDKQTALLDADDPVSQLHKCAFYLKDTERMYLCLSQERIIQFQATPCPKEPNKEMINDGASWTIISTDKAEYTFYEGMGPVHSPVTPVPVVESLQLNGGGDVAMLELTGQNFTPNLRVWFGDVEAETMYRCAESMLCVVPDISAFREGWRWVRQPVQVPVTLVRNDGIIYSTTLTFTYTPEPGPRPHCSAAGAILRAGNSSLLSSNSQEPSSGVYGPNSTSNAGVTSSSSTAAAVVS, from the exons GAAGTTCAGGGAGCGCCCTCAGCCACAGCGCCTAACAAG AGAAGCGATGAGGAATTACCTGAAGGAGCGAGGTGACCAAACTGTCATGATCCTGCACGCAAAAGTTGCACAGAAATCCTACGGCAATGAGAAAAG GTTCTTCTGCCCCCCTCCCTGCGTCTACCTGATGGGCAGCGgctggaagaaaaagaaggaacagaTGGAGCGGGACGGCTGCTCCGAGCAGGAGTCCCAGCCCTGTGCCTTCATCGGCATCGGCAACAGCGACCAAGAAATGCAACAGCTTAACTTAGAGGGAAAG AATTATTGCACAGCCAAAACCTTGTACATATCCGACTCCGACAAGAGAAAGCACTTCATGTTGTCCGTCAAGATGTTCTACGGTAACAGCGCTGACATCGGTGTCTTCCTCAGCAAGAGGATCAAAGTCATCTCCAAGCCCTCCAAAAAGAAACAGTCGCTCAAAAACGCTGACT TGTGCATCGCATCAGGGACCAAGGTGGCACTGTTCAACCGGCTGCGGTCCCAAACAGTCAGCACACGCTATCTACATGTGGAGGGCGGCAACTTTCACGCCAGCTCCCAGCAGTGGGGCGCCTTCTACATCCACCTGT TGGATGACGAGGAGTCAGAGGGAGAAGAGTTCACTGTGAGAGACGGTTACATCCACTACGGTCAGACAGTCAAGCTGGTTTGCTCCGTCACCGGCATGGCTCTGCCCAGACTG ATCATTCGTAAAGTGGACAAGCAGACGGCGCTGCTGGACGCCGACGACCCCGTCTCCCAGCTCCACAAGTGTGCCTTCTACCTGAAGGACACAGAGCGCATGTACTTGTGCCTTTCCCAAGAAAGGATCATCCAGTTTCAA GCTACTCCATGCCCAAAGGAACCAAACAAGGAGATGATCAACGACGGCGCCTCCTGGACAATCATCAGCACAGACAAGGCCGAATACACTTTCTACGAGGGCATGGGCCCTGTCCACTCGCCTGTCACCCCCGTGCCTGTGGTAGAGAGCTTACAG CTAAATGGTGGTGGGGACGTCGCCATGCTGGAGCTGACAGGACAGAACTTCACTCCAAATCTGCGGGTCTGGTTCGGAGATGTTGAGGCTGAGACCATGTACAG gtgtgcGGAGAGCATGCTGTGCGTGGTGCCCGACATCTCGGCCTTCCGCGAGGGCTGGCGCTGGGTGCGGCAGCCCGTCCAGGTGCCCGTCACGCTGGTGAGGAACGACGGCATCATCTACTCCACCACACTGACCTTCACCTACACGCCGGAGCCCGGGCCGCGGCCACACTGCAGCGCTGCCGGGGCCATCCTGCGGGCCGGCAACTCCAGCCTGCTGAGCAGCAACAGCCAGGAGCCCAGCTCTGGTGTCTACGGCCCCAACAGCACCTCCAACGCAGGAGTCACATCCTCATCCTCCACCGCCGCAGCTGTGGTCTCCTAA
- the rbpjb gene encoding recombination signal binding protein for immunoglobulin kappa J region b isoform X2, with the protein MRNYLKERGDQTVMILHAKVAQKSYGNEKRFFCPPPCVYLMGSGWKKKKEQMERDGCSEQESQPCAFIGIGNSDQEMQQLNLEGKNYCTAKTLYISDSDKRKHFMLSVKMFYGNSADIGVFLSKRIKVISKPSKKKQSLKNADLCIASGTKVALFNRLRSQTVSTRYLHVEGGNFHASSQQWGAFYIHLLDDEESEGEEFTVRDGYIHYGQTVKLVCSVTGMALPRLIIRKVDKQTALLDADDPVSQLHKCAFYLKDTERMYLCLSQERIIQFQATPCPKEPNKEMINDGASWTIISTDKAEYTFYEGMGPVHSPVTPVPVVESLQLNGGGDVAMLELTGQNFTPNLRVWFGDVEAETMYRCAESMLCVVPDISAFREGWRWVRQPVQVPVTLVRNDGIIYSTTLTFTYTPEPGPRPHCSAAGAILRAGNSSLLSSNSQEPSSGVYGPNSTSNAGVTSSSSTAAAVVS; encoded by the exons ATGAGGAATTACCTGAAGGAGCGAGGTGACCAAACTGTCATGATCCTGCACGCAAAAGTTGCACAGAAATCCTACGGCAATGAGAAAAG GTTCTTCTGCCCCCCTCCCTGCGTCTACCTGATGGGCAGCGgctggaagaaaaagaaggaacagaTGGAGCGGGACGGCTGCTCCGAGCAGGAGTCCCAGCCCTGTGCCTTCATCGGCATCGGCAACAGCGACCAAGAAATGCAACAGCTTAACTTAGAGGGAAAG AATTATTGCACAGCCAAAACCTTGTACATATCCGACTCCGACAAGAGAAAGCACTTCATGTTGTCCGTCAAGATGTTCTACGGTAACAGCGCTGACATCGGTGTCTTCCTCAGCAAGAGGATCAAAGTCATCTCCAAGCCCTCCAAAAAGAAACAGTCGCTCAAAAACGCTGACT TGTGCATCGCATCAGGGACCAAGGTGGCACTGTTCAACCGGCTGCGGTCCCAAACAGTCAGCACACGCTATCTACATGTGGAGGGCGGCAACTTTCACGCCAGCTCCCAGCAGTGGGGCGCCTTCTACATCCACCTGT TGGATGACGAGGAGTCAGAGGGAGAAGAGTTCACTGTGAGAGACGGTTACATCCACTACGGTCAGACAGTCAAGCTGGTTTGCTCCGTCACCGGCATGGCTCTGCCCAGACTG ATCATTCGTAAAGTGGACAAGCAGACGGCGCTGCTGGACGCCGACGACCCCGTCTCCCAGCTCCACAAGTGTGCCTTCTACCTGAAGGACACAGAGCGCATGTACTTGTGCCTTTCCCAAGAAAGGATCATCCAGTTTCAA GCTACTCCATGCCCAAAGGAACCAAACAAGGAGATGATCAACGACGGCGCCTCCTGGACAATCATCAGCACAGACAAGGCCGAATACACTTTCTACGAGGGCATGGGCCCTGTCCACTCGCCTGTCACCCCCGTGCCTGTGGTAGAGAGCTTACAG CTAAATGGTGGTGGGGACGTCGCCATGCTGGAGCTGACAGGACAGAACTTCACTCCAAATCTGCGGGTCTGGTTCGGAGATGTTGAGGCTGAGACCATGTACAG gtgtgcGGAGAGCATGCTGTGCGTGGTGCCCGACATCTCGGCCTTCCGCGAGGGCTGGCGCTGGGTGCGGCAGCCCGTCCAGGTGCCCGTCACGCTGGTGAGGAACGACGGCATCATCTACTCCACCACACTGACCTTCACCTACACGCCGGAGCCCGGGCCGCGGCCACACTGCAGCGCTGCCGGGGCCATCCTGCGGGCCGGCAACTCCAGCCTGCTGAGCAGCAACAGCCAGGAGCCCAGCTCTGGTGTCTACGGCCCCAACAGCACCTCCAACGCAGGAGTCACATCCTCATCCTCCACCGCCGCAGCTGTGGTCTCCTAA